The Chthonomonas sp. genome includes a window with the following:
- a CDS encoding sigma-70 family RNA polymerase sigma factor, whose protein sequence is MTLFRQKASPKPRFESVVESDLPVLYRLAQALTGNQTDAEDLVAQTLYLSAKAWHAFDGRHPRSWMIKIMRNEHLSSVRKKSASATVALDDVAEPSAEGFWEAIDWRAIGESVIAELAQIPEEYGFAVALCDIEEMSYEEAAEAMNCPAGTVRSRLYRGRNMLRARLVRRLGETTDFA, encoded by the coding sequence ATGACCCTGTTTCGACAAAAGGCCAGCCCGAAACCCCGATTCGAGTCGGTTGTGGAATCGGATCTACCCGTGCTCTACCGACTCGCCCAGGCGCTCACCGGCAATCAGACCGACGCCGAAGACTTGGTGGCGCAGACGCTCTACCTTTCCGCCAAGGCGTGGCACGCCTTTGATGGTCGGCACCCGCGTAGCTGGATGATCAAGATCATGCGCAACGAACACCTGAGCTCGGTCCGCAAGAAATCTGCGAGCGCGACGGTAGCGCTGGACGACGTGGCCGAGCCGAGCGCCGAGGGGTTTTGGGAAGCCATCGACTGGCGCGCCATCGGCGAGTCAGTGATCGCTGAGCTCGCGCAGATTCCCGAAGAGTACGGATTTGCGGTCGCCCTGTGCGATATCGAGGAGATGAGCTACGAAGAGGCTGCCGAGGCGATGAACTGCCCGGCGGGAACGGTGCGTTCGCGCCTGTACCGGGGGCGAAACATGCTTCGCGCCCGACTCGTCCGCCGATTGGGTGAGACCACCGACTTTGCCTGA
- a CDS encoding DM13 domain-containing protein: MQAKTKHILLAVGAPAVVLGWYAFRPELAFVNKHVQESLPVSSSQAIQQLGKGMFASYAHETTGMAEILRVDGKPILRLSNFKTSNGPDVHVLLTRSDDPKIFDNGSALDLGVIKGNEGDQNYTLPNGTMTDQYESVTIWCKRFNVSFGGAKIEPTAKPISFNSSQTSFQTISAEIRVTSGSLRGGGFAGLFEANNGRVLSISEFRPKGLKAADVYLVKAERLGKSYDFNSLTKVKLGTWKAGKRTQQFAVSKEIDAWLYRSVILFNPETRKPIATASLRSDQERTKKASLL, translated from the coding sequence ATGCAAGCCAAAACCAAGCATATTCTCCTCGCGGTGGGCGCACCCGCAGTCGTCCTCGGCTGGTACGCATTCCGCCCCGAGCTCGCCTTCGTCAACAAACACGTCCAAGAGTCGCTCCCGGTCTCGAGCAGCCAAGCGATCCAGCAGCTCGGTAAGGGCATGTTCGCTTCGTATGCTCACGAGACGACTGGCATGGCCGAGATCCTCCGGGTGGACGGCAAGCCCATACTGCGTCTTTCCAACTTCAAGACTTCGAACGGGCCCGACGTTCACGTCTTGCTCACCCGCAGCGACGACCCGAAGATATTCGACAATGGGTCAGCCCTCGACCTCGGTGTGATCAAGGGTAATGAAGGCGACCAGAACTACACACTGCCCAACGGCACCATGACCGACCAATACGAGTCTGTCACGATCTGGTGCAAGCGGTTCAACGTCAGCTTCGGTGGGGCGAAGATCGAGCCGACCGCGAAGCCCATCTCCTTCAACTCAAGTCAGACGTCCTTCCAGACCATCAGCGCCGAGATCCGGGTCACCTCCGGCTCCCTCCGCGGGGGCGGATTTGCAGGCCTCTTCGAGGCCAACAACGGTCGAGTGCTGAGCATCAGCGAGTTCAGACCCAAAGGGCTCAAGGCGGCGGACGTGTACCTGGTCAAGGCCGAACGCCTGGGCAAGTCGTACGATTTCAACTCGCTCACGAAGGTCAAGCTCGGTACCTGGAAGGCAGGCAAGCGCACCCAGCAGTTCGCCGTCTCAAAGGAGATCGATGCGTGGCTCTACCGCAGCGTGATCCTCTTCAACCCGGAGACCCGCAAGCCGATCGCAACCGCGTCGCTTCGCTCGGACCAAGAACGCACCAAGAAGGCTTCTCTTCTCTAA